The Juglans regia cultivar Chandler chromosome 16, Walnut 2.0, whole genome shotgun sequence nucleotide sequence AGAGAGGATGTGGTAAACTTAAGCTTACggaagaggaaaatgaagtgATTGAGGTGAGTGAAGATTTCATGATCAAGGGGACGGAGAAGGGTAATAATAGCTTGGTGGGGAAGTTGCTATCTGACCGAAAAGTGAACAAAGAGGTGATCAGATCTACTATGAAAAAAATCTGGAAACTGAATGGCTCCTTTGTGTTCTATAATATTGTGCCCAACATGTTTGTTATATCGTTTGAGAACCAGAAGGATAGAGAGAGAGTCCTGGAGGGGAAGCCGTGGCTGTTCGATAATCAACtgtttgttttgaagttgtttgaTGGCTTAACCCCCCCGCAGAAAATGAACTTTGATTTCGAGGAATTCTGGGTACACCTAAACAATCTACCTTTAGCATGCATGTCAAGAGAAGTGGGAATGCAGATTGGAGCTACGGTTGGAAGTGTAAAAGGTGTGGATATAAGGGAGGATGGAATAGGATGGGGAAGCTTTCTAAGGGTTAAGATAGAAATAGACCtgagaaagaaaattacaagGGGTCGAATAGCTAATGTAATGGGCAACAAATTGTGGATTCCATTGAGCTATGAGAAGCTCCCTAAAGTGTGCTTTAAATGCGGCAAGATCTTCCATGGGGGTGAGGGCTGTCTCGAGACGGAAGGTATTAATGATAAACTTCAATATGGGGTATGGCTTAGAGCTAGCTATTCGGGAAGGGGAAAATCTTCAGAGTCTTCGAGCAATAAGATCAGCGGGAATATGAGTGAGAGTGAGGGTGAGTTTAATCATACTGTTGGGTCTTTGGGAGAAAAGGAATTGGGAGACGGGGGGAATGAGTCGCAGGCAGTGAAGGGAAAGGGTGCACAACAAGTGTTTGATAAAAACTCTGGGACAGGGGAGAGGACTGAAGGGGTAGGCAGAAGTGGGAAGACGGTGGAGGAGTGTGGGGTAGTGACTAGATTACAGCAACTAGAACATGATAAGGAGATGTCTGAAAACTTTGGGGGAGAGGAGAGAAGAAGGTGGAAAAGAAGGGCTAGAGGGGCAGTTACAAAGGATACACGAGGTTCTTGTTTGGGGGGAAAACGCAAGCTGAGAAGCGAGAAACCTGGAGACAACAGTAAGGGAGCATCAAAAAAAGGGAAAGCATGTATGGAGGAGGGAGGTTCAAAACATGATGTGATGTTGGTGGAGGCTGCTAGTCAGCTCCACCAACAACAATGAAAATACTtagttggaactgtcgggggcttgggaacccccgaaCAGTTCAGAACCTTCTCCTACTGGTGAAGGATAAGACACCCAATATAGTCTTCTTGATGGAGACAAAACTAGTAGCTAGTAAGGTTGAGGGAGTTAAAAGGAGACTGGGATGGGAGGGATGTTTAGTTGTGGACTCGATGGGGAGAAAAGGGGGGCTGGCATTGCTGTGGTGCAAGGAAAAAGAGGTGGAAATTCTTAGCTATTCTCAACATCATATTAATGCAATGGTGAGGagtgaagagaagaaaatgtcGTGGCTGCTCTCAGGCTTCTATGGGCATCCAATGGtgagcaaaagaaaaaacacttgGGATCTATTATCCTTATTAAATTCTGATTGTGAAATACCTTGGTGTGTAataggagatttcaatgagattttgTGTCAATCTGAAAAAATGGGGGGCAGACCCAGGGCAGAGACTCAGATGGCTGATTTTAGGAAAGCTTTGGATGATAATAGACTATTTGATTTAGGGTGGAAGGGAAACAAATACACGTGGAGCAACAAGCACATGGACAGCACTTTTACTAAGGAGAGACTCGATAGGGCTGTAGCTAATCAAAAATGGTCTGAACTTTTTTGTGATAGAGTGGTGGAGACTCTGAATGTAGTCCAATCAGATCATATGGCCTTAATGCTTGACTTGAGACAGCAATTCTTAGTgaatagaaagagaagaagggTGTTTAGATTTGAAGCAAAATGGATAAGGGATGAGGAGGGTGTTGGGGTGGTAGATAGGGCATGGAGGAGGGCTGATGCAGATCCAAACCCGATTAGGAATATCCAAAGAAAGCTGATTGGATGCaaaggagttttaattaggtggGGTAATTCAAAAGATAAAGAGGTGGTAAATTTGTTGAAGCAAAAAACTGAATGGCTGAAAAGGGAACAAGAAAGTGAAGGGCCTCATAATGCTGAACTAATAAGAAAACTTCAAGAAGAGATGGGGGCTTTGCTGGGGCAGGAAGATCTCAAATGGCGGCAGAGAGCCAAGAAAGCATGGTATCAGCTGGGtgacaaaaacacaaaatatttccaCTCTTGTGCtactcaaagaagaaaaaagaatcagATAATGGAGGTTAAAAATGTTGCAGGGAGGATGGTGACAGATAAAGAAGGAATCGAAGaggttttttatgaatatttcaAGGCCATATTCTGCACCACACAGCCATCTACAGAGGCAATTGAGGAATGTCTGAAGGAGATAGAACCAAGAGTGACTGAGGTGATGAATACAGAGCTACAGAAGGAGTTTACTAAGATTGAGGTCGAGGAAGCACTAAAACATATGGGATCTCTGAAATCCCCTGGTCCTGACAGATATGGTGCTTGCTTTTATCAAGCATATTGGAGCATAGTGGGAGAGGAGGTAAGTAGAGCAGTGCTGGATTTCCTTAATGGGGAGCAAGATTTGAATGAAGATgtgaataatacttttttagCGTTGATCCCAAAAGTCAATAACCCATCTGCACCAAGTGATTATCGTCCtataagcctttgtaatgtgTTATACAAGCTTGCATCAAAGATTCTTGCAAATAGATTGAAGAAGATACTGCCTGCCATCATTTCCAGCAATCAAAGTGCTTTCATCCCGGGAAGACTAATAACGGATAATGTAATGATAGCATATGAGACCTTGCATACAATGAAAACTAGACAAAAAGGTAGAGTTGGCAGTATGGCTCTCAAATTAGACATCTCCAAAGCTTATGATAGGATAGAGTGGAGATATTTGGAGGGAATCATGAGAAAAATGGGATTTGGGGACAAATGGATATCTCTGATTATGAGATGCACTACTTCAGTGTCTTACTCAATCCTGATCAATGGGGAGCCTGGGAAGAAGCTAATGCCTACGAGGGGGataagacaaggagatcccatttccccttatttgtttatcCTTTGTGCTGAAGGATTGAGTTCAATGATTAATGCAGCGGATGCTAGAGGAGAAATAAGAGGAGTGAATGTGTCAAGAGGGGGAACTAGAATCAGTCACCTACTGTTTGCTGACGACTGTGTAATCTTTGGAAGAGCAAAGGTAGAGGAATGgctgagaataaaaaaattattgaaaaagtaTGAGCAAGCTTCGGGTCAGAGTCTTAACATGCAAAAAACTTCAATGTTCTTTAGCTCAAACACTGCTGGTATTTCTAAAGCAAATATTAAGAGGGTAGCTGGGGTGTCCATTTGTGGCAGTTATGAAAGATATCTTGGGCTACCAGCCATGGTGGGCAGATCAAGATATAATACCTTTAGGAGTGTGAAGGAAAGAGTGTGGACAAAATTGAGCAGCTGGAAGAACTCATTTCTTTCACAAGCTGGAAAAGAGGTTTTATTAAAAGCTGTAGTGCAAGCTATCCCGACATTTCCTATGAGTGTTTTCAGACTTCCACAAAAACTTTGCAAGGAGCTAGCTTCCCTCTTGTCAAGATTTTGGTGGGGccataaacaaaatgaaaaaaagattcAATGGAGGAGTTGGTCTAACATGGGAGCTTCTAAATGCAATGGAGGTCTGGGATTCCGAGAATTTGAGTGTTTTAATAAGGCAATGCTTGCAAAGCAATGCTGGAGATTGCTAAAACAACCGGAGTCCTTGGTGACAAAGGTCATGAAAGAGAAGTATTTCAAGAAGGTTAGTATGGTTGATGCAAAGCTTGGGCATGGAACATCCTTCATATGGAGAAGCTTGTGGTCTTCAATGGGACTACTGAAAAAGGGGCTCTTGTGGAGAGTGGGAAATGGCAGCAACATAAGAATTTGGGAGGATAAATGGCTACCAACTCAACCTTCCCACAGGGTTCAATCAATGATTAAAAATCTGCCTGCTGATGCTAAAGTGCAGCAGCTTATTGATGTTGAAGAAGGAGTGTGGAAAAAGGACCTCATATTCGACACTTTTAATAGGGAGGAAGCTGAAATCATTTGTGGCATCCCATTGAGTAAATGGGGTTCTATAGATAGAGTGGTGTGGGGGGGATCCAAAGATGGAAAGTTTTCTATCAAGAGTGCCTATCACATTGAACATGAAGATATGAGTAAGAGAAAAGGGGAAACATCAAAGGGAAGCTGGGCCGGGAATGTATGGAAAATGATGTGGGGTTTGAATATCCCAAATGTGGTGAAGCACTTCTTATGGAGGGCAGCTCATAACTTGTTACCTACAAAACAAAATCTATACAAGAAACAAATCACAAGATCTGATATATGCCCAATCTGTGAGAGGGAAACTGAGACAATAATGCATGCGGTGTGGAGCTGCCCAGCTGCATCAGATGTGTGGTCTGAAGGTAATAGCCCAGTGCATAAATGGGGCGTTTCAGAGCCTGAATTTGTAGATCTGTGGGGAAAGATTAATGCAAAATTGAAGATAGAGGAAGTGGAATTGGTAGCATGTATCATGAGGAAGTTGTGGATGAGAAGAAAcactctaatatttgagaaaaaatttgatCACCCGAAAGATATCATTTGTGCTGCTATGCAGGGACTAGAGGAATATAAGATGGCCCAGGACCAGCTACAGAAAACTCAAATGAGAAGTAATACAGACAGGAGGATGACTAAATGGGAAAAGCCAGAAGGATCAATGATAAAAGCTAACTGGGATGCTGCTGTGGATGCAAAGAACAATAGTGTTGGAATAGGCGTGGTGGTTAGGGACTCAAACGGGGATGTTCTGGCCTGCCTCTGCACCAGATTTTCTCATAACAGCAATCCAAATGTAGCTGAAGCTCTCGGACTAAGGAGGGCAGCAATCTTTTGTAGTGAAATGGGTTTCTCTGATGTTATGTTAGAAGGAGACTCACAATTAATAGTGAATGCAACAAGAAATGGGGATGAAATAGGAGCTGTCTATGGTTGTATAATTGAGGATGTGAGGAGAGTAATGGTTGGGAGAATGAATTGGGATATACGGTTTGTGTATAGAGAGGCAAACAACATTGCTCACAAACTTGCTAGATTAGCCTTTAATGTTGGAGAGGAGATGGTTTGGATGGAGGACTGTCCTATGATTATAGCTAGCGACATtatgttggaaaaattatgtAATGATTAACTCTTGTTGTTAATGAAAGTAGTAttatgttcaaaaaaaaaaaaaaaaaggtaaaacctaatgaaaccctagccaaaaaaaacccccatcttccaaaagtgcccctggatgaacagtgctgcggctacagtaactcggctacagtaaccctgaccctagttcaataaaataataattttcccaacatacacttgcataagcccccttaagtgcttcctataataaactcaattattctaaactaataaaataagttctttaaatgaattaaataagttgaaacccttcaagagcccaaaacctttaagtcttgtcgttgcccacttccgtagctgatcaaatgaattaaaactggatcttcatccttcaagccccatcttgcatgttgggctcttgctaaacttgtctcaattggattgtatcaatccttgtattgtctccttgatcttcttggcccatctggaagttgcaaatgatctttaagactaggcccatcttggttcccatcaatttCTCAAGCATGTTTGATCGgattatttatgtttgaatgctAATCGAGTTGTTCGGACAAACGTAAAGCGTTAACACTTTCTTCATTCgaacatgataaaataaattcatgttgtttgaattaaatttttgcaACGTCCAAATAGATACCTGATTGTtcgaacatgatttttttttttcctgttcgAACATGATTTTGGGACAAAACCGTTTCATccccaaaagaaatttcattCGAATAGGTCGAACATATTTAGTTTCgttcccaaaaaaaatttcgttcGAACGGGTCTGAATAGGTCGAACATATTTAGTCCCTAAAAGTATTTtgttgagaggaaaaaaaatttcatgtccAAAAACTTTTCTAGACGGACTGTTTCAAACGAATtagagatgataatttttcatctctaaaatggtattttttgaaatgaaactATTGTTACCAAAAAAGCCATTATGTTGTAGTGAGAAATTTAACAGATCaaaattctagaaaatttaAACAGAAATGCTAAATATCTCGAAGATGTGTTccgaaattattattttttatttaatgattaagaaaatatattttaataatattataaatttttatttttttataaatatttatgatgattaaaaaaatatattaaataaaaaataaaagcatttttTACCTGTTCGATAGACAAGATTACATCTCTCGAGACATGTAGCAGGGCTCAAATTTAAATCCAACCGAAGTGAATGCTTTGCACACTGACCAATAAATGCgcctaacaattttttttagcatGGAAAACGCATTCCCCGTAATCAAGGCTACGCGTTATAAAgtaaaaactaataaaacaaaaaaagtaatggATGTTTCCTTCGAATACTGGGAAATTGATAATAGCTTTCGGTGTCACCCAACTGCTCCTAAGTAAGTCGATCAGCTTTGTCTCTGTGATACCAacttcttgttttaaaaaaaggaaaaaaacaaaaaaataattgccAACAGACATTATCTCGTAAAATGATTAATGTTAACGGTCGGGTTCCACCTTCGCTGTCGCAGCCTCTGCTGTATTCTAATTTTCACACATTATAActtttggtcttttttttggGCCCATTCTACATCATTGATTCCCGACATAAACCCACTAGACAATCCCAAGTCATACCCCCATCCACTGTCTTACACATAAAAAATGGTAATGATATTTGTgttcaaattacaaaatcttttcACAATCAATTAGTTGCGAATATGCGATGAGTTGTTACATCATCGAGAGCGTGAGAAGTAGGGTCCATAAGATGGTATAGTTCTCAGTCCGCGTGGCAAATTGGTATATAAGGACCCCACACGTAATTGACGAGGGGCGgccggcttttttttttttttaataagaaaatgaaatcgAAATTAGTACGTGATTGAGTTGTAGTAAGTTATATACGGACTTAGATTGTTTTTTAGggttttctaatttaattttgagaaatgatagtgaCAGTCGTGTGTGCGTAAATACtgtacaattatttaaaaaaataaataaatacgagatttatataaaaaaataataatattttaatagtagatttcactctttttcaaaacgactgtataGCACTTGCGTACTCTACgactatatgtaatattattttttaattttaaatatcagaatgaaaaagaaataaacatattaaatacttgaataaaattcttaaaCAGTATTACATCATCATAAGTGTATTTAGTCTTTGAATATCCAATTTAGTCTTTTACCGGTACAGCCGGAggagaaatatatatgtatacaaaaATATCATCGTAATTAATCATCATCGCCACTCCATTTTGGCAGGTAATAATTACGGCCAAAGATACCGATAAATCTAATATAAGTTAAAAGTATATGTCAACatgcataaaattaaatagcatgGCCATGGCTGATGCTCGACTGattatacagagagagagagagagagagagagtaacatTTAACTACAAGACGTATAGTCAATTATATTCTCGTACTCATAATCATTTTTGGCGCGAAGTCCCAATATAAATCATGAATCTGCATGCCAACCGGTGTCAACTAATTCACTACAatacaatttgtcttttgtgatagaggaaatcgtcacaaaaacttatcaaaacgtcactaaagatatttggtaacagtttgaaaccgtcaccacaaTCGTTATCTAATATGCATTACAGAAAACAATTGGTGACAGTTTACTATTGAACcgtcattaaaaatatttttagtcacAGTTAGAGGTGTTCCGTTTAGTTTAACATTCGAAAGTTTCccttttttgtgatggttgagATCTGTCATAGAAAGTAACGTTCGGACGTCCAATTAAATGTTCGAATGTCAACCCGACGATTGGCATTCAAATGACAGAAGTTGACATTCGTTGATTGTAGTTCgaatgtatcatatttacgttcgaacattaatgcGTCCGAATGTTAATTACAATCAATGTTCGAATTTCCGTTCAAACCTTAACAGACCAATGTTGAAATGTACAagtttaacgttcggacgttattttgAATGTTAACGAAgaagcgttcgaatgcaagtggtacgttcggaggtttgttcgaacattaatcggttaatcattcgaacgttatGTTCGTTTGAGGgtaagtacgttcgaacgtagaggcCTAAATTCGAATgttattgtataattttatgtattcacgttcaaacgtttttaatttacattcgaacgtacagatcagaaatattaatttcataaaattttaaaacataccaattgtatcatattacataccatcaattaacaactaacaatgtcttataaaattttaaaattagatattaaaattagttatatatcctgataaaatttatctcttattttttcctcGCCTACCGTGATTAtattgcaacgacataacacgcttcatttgcaccatcatctcccgttgcacttgctcttggacttcactgtGTATTCCTTCCTCCTgatctctctgttggtcctgcaactgcgtctctaaatgagactgttgttctaagagagactctaactcttgttgtctcgacctcatatattcattctcacgccgtgcagcttctaagtctttggtaagattattaatttgcgaagtcgatgaggttgaggaggatgaacatctatgcttgatagattGTCCCAAACCttttgccatactagactgcggctcCCAcatgcgtgaatatgtctatgtcattaggagaggattccccagaagtcaactgcatctccatcattttttcttaCAATTTGAAAGGCAATGATCGTTAATaagtaatatatttaaaagaaatagaaataaaaaataaattattcacatgttgcataatttatttaacaaaattaacactgcttacataattatctgcaacAACATGATCCATTCACTCACTacgctcattagtgtgagcaacAACATAGACATGGGAAAAGTTTTCaagatcatcacgtttctaataaagcgacattagcaattttaaaaagataatgttaatacttaaataaaagaatatcagaaaaataaatgaattctataattcttttataaccATTTTTCCAGCAAGACTGTGGAaagaccttgaaccggcacgatgatGAACAGTTAGAGTGgatctattatgtgcatttgtagaactcaagtgctacaaaatatattaagaatgttaattgtaatatgtatacatataatatataaaacgaatatgagtgtaaataattataagatataataaatgtaaaatacctaataatctggagatgcgaaaaaaTCACAATACTTTcttcaatcatctaacttcatctgctggaaaggagactgtgcagcctcttccaacgtctcaaacttcttgaactGGTCATGACATCGTTCCTTGTGACATcagaatagtgtagccatcaactcattcacggttctcaaattcTCACTACGGCCAAAGACGAAaacgaattcatcctaacaagtgaatcaggtcaaaagtatgatatactaatctaggtgaaaaattTGTACTCTTAAAGTAAACTTACTAGGACATGACTTcaaatgtgctccttaatcttattctgaacatctcgccatgagtgCACATAAAATAGAGCATAaactcgaactactgtgccaatataggaggaaagcactACTGcaatgtaacagcccgctagaaattcataggtgaaatttctattgactttaggaatatcgtgaaaaccccataagtttttacgaatcgaccaatcactcaggttttagtctgtcatcataatcagtattatcactcacgatggtgctagatttatgagtttaattatttgaggtagttagaagtgtcagaatgcattatggtctacgcaaGACTCAgtagattatttaggattttatggctcaatagcttattttcataattccggatgaAACGTCTGtaggaaattgtgaaattatttttaggggcactttggggttgaatttcggtaaacgattttcactataggttaatatgaatatttagaatttttcagtactaagtttattatgtatttttttggagtgaatagtaatcttgATAAGCGCACTCAgtacaatgttttcaaaatcacagtgtgaaatgtccaaattggattggaggagttttatttggacacttggcaagatcttagccacacatggtgaatagtattagacacttggtaccatgaggaaccattagatggatttgtgaaggaagtcaatgtgtgagatcatgccacctaagcaaagctttgttttatcttatcaaccaaattgtgccatatcaaagaaggtttcaattctagtgaaattggtgggaatccaattgaaaccccaaaaacttgattgaaaccaaaaccctaaacggtttcccctaaccctaaagttggcctccaaaacctttctaacccgatttctagcattgtgtttaatcatttaattaaatcacttccacatgctattaattaataaaatccttgttatgacatcattattcaaccttttaaatcttgaaaatttgattgggccaataaaaattggttttgggcttgatagcatctcaaaccctaaccaaaccccatttaaaccccaaattgaggcctacttggttggggcccaccaaggcccacgaaattggccaccttggcaaagcttcttggagaagtttcctccccctcatggcagaccatccactgccatcggctgcacccaatagtgccttgatgtgaaggagaaatccactccatcaaccgtCATCTCTCAcggctgctgcaagcagtccattcctctcactattctccaaTTTATGTCACATAgacaactccaatcaagggttattcaagcccacaacttccccctgcAGGAGTCTAATGTCATGcaaggcacatttcattccattttatcacttctttacCCTGTTCTTAGAGAGacaacccaaaagagctctctcggatAGATTTATgagtctttttgcgtggccattttcgaccctttgtaagtatttttgcacaatgattccttcacatacgTTGTTCGCTTTGAGTATAGTTtttgtggatatcttattagtctcattccatgctcatttgatagGTCCAAATTCTTTGTAACCATAGAAATGTCATTCTGGgcatgaaactggagagtatgatatgttttagaatttttgaccaagctaatggatatatcttggtccgaaaattttatggagtgttgttagaatgtgtttatgaatggtcattgaggttttgttgcatgaataaagcttttgatgatagattttcttagatttagaaacttaaaaACTGGAAGTTgataaacagtttttgttttgtgaaagttggaatatttcgtggtttgatcttattccaaaggctttgatatttttatatgatgatcctaagcctcttatatgcatgttaggatgttattttgaagctATTTACtattagttttaaatgtatgatgTTTCTATgtaagaggatttcggttaggcctaagatttgatgtttgtgggttagatccatgttttattgagttttagcaaTGTggttttaagtttgatggttggatcttctttaggacacatttgtaaaccatgatatgttttagtttgaagatcacatgtgtttaagcaatggatcaagagattgttcaaagttagtggagagaaaagtttctgttttggactaagtttaaaaccaaaaaatccaagtgttgttttgtgatttttggtggcttttgtttgacaatttaaagcatggttgatcttaagatgatgttatgaatatgttagaattaagattttatttttttggaattcttggagattttttattaaggtcaaaacttgtgatttaagggtatattttttgttaaaaagtttgggtctttttacaaaaaatttggtgttgatgattagcttttcttaatggatattttaattgtatttgtaaacttaggataggaagatctttgttacaaaattttagtttaatcatgggttttaaagatggaagaaatttcaaccaaaatcaagagaaat carries:
- the LOC109004822 gene encoding uncharacterized protein LOC109004822, which encodes MEDLERGCGKLKLTEEENEVIEVSEDFMIKGTEKGNNSLVGKLLSDRKVNKEVIRSTMKKIWKLNGSFVFYNIVPNMFVISFENQKDRERVLEGKPWLFDNQLFVLKLFDGLTPPQKMNFDFEEFWVHLNNLPLACMSREVGMQIGATVGSVKGVDIREDGIGWGSFLRVKIEIDLRKKITRGRIANVMGNKLWIPLSYEKLPKVCFKCGKIFHGGEGCLETEGINDKLQYGVWLRASYSGRGKSSESSSNKISGNMSESEGEFNHTVGSLGEKELGDGGNESQAVKGKGAQQVFDKNSGTGERTEGVGRSGKTVEECGVVTRLQQLEHDKEMSENFGGEERRRWKRRARGAVTKDTRGSCLGGKRKLRSEKPGDNSKGASKKGKACMEEGGSKHDVMLVEAASQLHQQQ